The Kineothrix sp. MB12-C1 genome includes a window with the following:
- a CDS encoding carbohydrate ABC transporter permease translates to MKKELMVPRKKKIKDKEQKVSKKKGGIQKKDGRGRKISLIFLSFSLLGVLVFFVIPFLVVVYYSLVDNPINHSFVFLDNFVNVFGNGAFKQAASNTLKFSAIAVPLAVLLALLLAMLLDSKIPFRSQFRTFFLTPMMVPIASIVLIWQVLFHYNGMVNDIIGLFGAGKVDWLKSDYAQIVIIILFLWKNLGYNMILFMAALSSIPKDILEVAVLESAKPWQIFFHIKLRYLSSTLLFVTIMSLINSFKVFREIYLLTGDYPYNTLYMMQHFMNNTFRSLDYQKLSAAAIMMSVVMVILIGILFLTENYFGKDVEG, encoded by the coding sequence GTGAAGAAGGAATTAATGGTTCCGAGAAAGAAGAAAATAAAGGATAAAGAGCAGAAGGTAAGTAAAAAGAAAGGTGGCATACAGAAAAAGGACGGACGTGGAAGGAAAATCTCTTTGATTTTCCTCTCGTTTAGCCTTCTTGGTGTGCTGGTGTTCTTTGTGATTCCTTTTTTAGTAGTAGTATATTATTCGTTAGTGGACAACCCTATTAACCATAGCTTTGTATTTCTTGATAACTTTGTTAATGTGTTCGGCAATGGGGCGTTTAAACAGGCGGCATCCAATACGCTGAAGTTCTCAGCAATTGCGGTGCCTCTTGCTGTGCTGCTCGCGTTGTTACTCGCGATGCTTCTCGACAGTAAGATACCGTTTCGGAGTCAGTTTCGAACGTTTTTCCTTACACCAATGATGGTGCCGATTGCGTCTATCGTATTGATATGGCAGGTGCTGTTTCACTATAACGGTATGGTGAATGATATTATTGGGCTATTTGGAGCAGGTAAAGTTGACTGGCTGAAATCGGATTATGCACAGATTGTAATTATTATCTTATTCTTATGGAAGAACTTAGGCTATAATATGATTTTATTTATGGCGGCCCTTTCCAGCATCCCGAAGGATATTCTGGAGGTGGCAGTATTGGAAAGCGCTAAGCCGTGGCAGATCTTTTTCCATATTAAGTTGAGATATTTGTCCTCCACCTTATTGTTCGTTACGATTATGTCGCTCATTAATTCTTTTAAGGTGTTTAGGGAAATATACTTATTGACCGGAGATTATCCTTATAATACGCTATATATGATGCAACACTTTATGAACAATACATTCCGGTCATTAGATTATCAGAAATTGTCGGCTGCCGCCATCATGATGTCGGTCGTTATGGTAATTTTAATTGGAATTCTCTTCCTTACGGAAAATTATTTCGGAAAGGATGTGGAAGGATGA
- a CDS encoding ABC transporter substrate-binding protein, with amino-acid sequence MKKIVGLLAAIMVLSLTACGGGSEESKATKEHVYRMEEVSIEEVEDKNTISDYFLREDALYIIGYNWMEESRETYIVKKKLDGSESSMVTLTLTNNQYMGSLTVDDEGNYYCVLNEYFEDNSDPENYVWEENYYLLKMDGEGNELWKQSLKGEGEDSYYGVNWMKILGDGRIAIADAYGLTLYDTQGNVLKKVKQEEDSYMGDLIQLTDGTILNMSYSSENNKYMLQKMDIETGEKSEEYYVPGISSMYSYFPGISHDLLLVSNVGVYGYNLGDEEVTELMNFIDSDLNASYVYSIVPVSETEFYGMINDNLTGNTVLMKFTKVDPKDVVDKKILTLGCNGIGWDIRNQVVQFNKTNEKYRIQIRDYSQYNTDEDYTVGLTRLNTDIASGYVPDILVMDTSLPVESYISKGLFEDLYGYIDKDEELNKEDYFQNILRAYESNGKLYQLVPSFSIFTVAGKTSDVGAEPGWTLEELNEVMAGKPEGTLIFARETRASMLQYSIQMSSGQFINWETGECKYNSDAFIQLLEFLKQFPEQYDDGDYNDEFWRSYDSLWRDDKVLLSISYLDGFPSYNYMKKGTFGVDITLKGFPAEDRNGSTIIPNLDLVMAAKSKHKEGAWEFMRYFLMDEYQNSISYGWPLSLARVETMAEEAMRTEPYEDSFGNMVGYAQSYFVGDVEIKIDPITKEEVDDVMNFIMSVDRPHTYDENLINIISEEAAPYFSGQKNAKEVADIIQSRVQIYVNENR; translated from the coding sequence ATGAAAAAAATAGTGGGTCTATTAGCAGCTATTATGGTATTATCACTTACTGCTTGTGGCGGAGGTTCAGAAGAGTCGAAAGCAACAAAGGAGCATGTTTATAGAATGGAAGAAGTTTCCATTGAGGAAGTGGAGGATAAGAATACCATTTCTGACTATTTCCTGCGTGAGGATGCCCTCTATATTATAGGATATAATTGGATGGAAGAGTCGAGAGAGACCTATATTGTGAAAAAGAAATTGGACGGCTCGGAATCTTCCATGGTTACTCTTACTTTAACGAACAATCAATACATGGGATCGTTAACGGTAGATGATGAAGGAAATTATTATTGCGTTTTGAATGAGTATTTCGAGGATAACAGCGATCCGGAGAACTATGTATGGGAGGAGAATTACTACCTCCTCAAAATGGATGGGGAAGGGAACGAGCTTTGGAAACAGTCTTTGAAGGGCGAAGGAGAAGATTCTTATTATGGTGTGAACTGGATGAAGATTTTAGGCGATGGACGTATTGCTATTGCGGACGCCTATGGATTGACGCTGTATGATACACAAGGGAATGTGCTCAAAAAGGTAAAGCAGGAAGAAGATTCCTATATGGGGGATCTTATACAGCTTACGGATGGTACTATTTTGAACATGTCTTATAGCAGTGAGAATAACAAATATATGCTGCAGAAGATGGATATCGAGACGGGTGAGAAGTCCGAAGAGTATTATGTCCCTGGCATTTCCTCTATGTATAGTTATTTTCCGGGTATCAGTCATGATTTACTTCTTGTAAGCAATGTGGGAGTATATGGTTATAATCTGGGGGATGAGGAAGTGACGGAGCTTATGAACTTTATTGACTCCGATTTAAATGCTTCCTACGTCTATAGTATTGTTCCGGTGAGTGAGACGGAATTCTATGGTATGATAAACGATAATCTTACAGGAAATACGGTATTGATGAAGTTTACGAAGGTAGACCCGAAAGATGTAGTGGATAAGAAGATATTAACTCTTGGCTGCAACGGAATTGGTTGGGATATCCGCAATCAGGTGGTGCAGTTCAATAAGACAAATGAGAAATACCGTATTCAGATTCGTGACTACTCACAATATAATACTGATGAAGATTATACAGTAGGCCTTACAAGGCTAAATACGGATATAGCTTCAGGCTATGTGCCTGATATTCTTGTGATGGATACGAGCCTTCCGGTAGAAAGTTATATTTCTAAAGGTCTGTTTGAAGACTTGTATGGATATATCGATAAGGATGAAGAGTTAAATAAAGAGGATTACTTCCAAAATATACTGAGGGCATATGAGTCCAATGGAAAACTGTATCAGTTGGTTCCCAGCTTTTCCATTTTTACAGTGGCAGGTAAGACTTCCGATGTAGGAGCGGAGCCAGGGTGGACACTGGAAGAGCTGAATGAGGTCATGGCGGGCAAGCCGGAAGGTACTTTGATATTCGCCAGAGAAACAAGGGCCAGTATGTTGCAATATAGCATTCAGATGTCCAGCGGACAGTTTATTAATTGGGAAACAGGTGAATGTAAATATAATTCAGATGCCTTTATCCAGCTTCTGGAATTCTTGAAACAATTCCCGGAGCAATATGATGATGGCGACTACAATGATGAGTTCTGGCGTAGTTATGACAGTCTGTGGCGGGATGACAAGGTGCTTTTATCCATTAGTTATCTGGACGGCTTTCCTTCATATAATTATATGAAGAAAGGAACTTTTGGAGTGGATATTACTCTCAAAGGCTTCCCGGCAGAAGATAGAAACGGCTCTACCATCATTCCGAATTTGGATTTGGTAATGGCGGCGAAATCGAAGCATAAAGAGGGTGCATGGGAATTTATGCGATACTTCTTAATGGATGAATATCAAAACTCAATCAGTTATGGATGGCCCTTAAGTCTGGCACGTGTTGAAACTATGGCCGAAGAGGCGATGAGAACAGAACCTTACGAAGATTCCTTTGGAAATATGGTGGGTTACGCTCAATCGTATTTTGTAGGGGATGTAGAGATTAAGATCGATCCGATTACAAAGGAAGAGGTGGATGATGTAATGAACTTCATTATGTCGGTAGATCGTCCTCATACCTATGATGAAAATCTGATAAATATTATTTCAGAAGAAGCTGCGCCTTATTTTTCAGGACAGAAGAATGCGAAGGAAGTGGCGGATATTATCCAAAGCAGAGTGCAGATTTATGTAAACGAAAATAGATAA
- a CDS encoding ABC transporter permease, with protein MKNFWRNLTVKQIVLSAVVVFCLLLWAGLTIFATVKKQALLDQNVAGRWSAENDVAQISCYFAEGTGVDKNKILGFGYQMDAVLLESSITPPNENARLWADAYSAQGKVTIKSGKVSLEVDAAGIGGDFFLFHPMQLVSGSYFSGNDLMQDKIIIDEDAAWQLFGSSDVAGMEVSIGGTPHYISGVIKRADGRMQEAAGLNKTYAFVSYETLASMGSISGVGAYEIVMPNPVSGFAYAKVKEKFGIDEVGMQVVENSARYGFKSLFTVISELGTRSMNSYAIGYPYWENVARGWEDIFAIVLALQIITLMIPAGIMIITLILLWKRKKWTWRDVIHFLGVWKENIGNRFQKEKSKWKYF; from the coding sequence ATGAAAAATTTTTGGAGGAATCTTACGGTAAAACAAATCGTGTTGTCTGCGGTCGTAGTCTTTTGCCTGCTTTTATGGGCAGGGCTTACCATCTTCGCCACGGTGAAGAAACAAGCTTTGCTGGATCAAAATGTGGCAGGCAGGTGGTCGGCTGAGAATGATGTGGCGCAGATAAGCTGTTATTTTGCTGAAGGTACAGGAGTAGATAAAAATAAGATTTTGGGTTTTGGATATCAAATGGATGCAGTTCTTTTGGAATCCTCAATAACACCGCCGAATGAAAATGCGCGATTATGGGCAGATGCTTATAGTGCGCAAGGTAAAGTGACGATTAAGAGCGGCAAGGTATCTTTGGAAGTAGATGCAGCGGGAATCGGTGGCGATTTTTTCTTATTTCATCCGATGCAACTTGTTAGCGGATCCTATTTCTCGGGCAACGACTTGATGCAGGATAAAATTATTATTGATGAGGATGCTGCATGGCAGTTATTTGGTTCCAGCGATGTAGCCGGAATGGAAGTCTCCATCGGAGGGACTCCTCACTACATCTCAGGTGTAATAAAAAGAGCGGATGGAAGAATGCAAGAGGCCGCAGGGCTTAATAAAACCTATGCCTTTGTTTCCTATGAGACACTGGCATCTATGGGAAGTATAAGCGGTGTTGGCGCTTATGAAATCGTTATGCCTAATCCGGTCAGTGGATTTGCTTATGCGAAGGTGAAAGAGAAGTTCGGTATCGATGAGGTAGGAATGCAAGTGGTCGAGAATTCTGCAAGATACGGCTTCAAATCCTTATTTACCGTTATTTCCGAATTGGGAACGCGGTCCATGAATTCTTATGCTATCGGTTATCCTTATTGGGAGAATGTGGCGAGAGGATGGGAGGATATTTTTGCTATCGTGCTAGCGTTACAGATTATAACACTTATGATTCCGGCAGGAATTATGATTATTACACTAATTTTACTTTGGAAGCGAAAGAAATGGACATGGAGAGATGTAATTCATTTCCTTGGGGTATGGAAAGAGAACATTGGGAATCGTTTTCAGAAAGAAAAAAGTAAGTGGAAATATTTCTAA
- a CDS encoding HlyD family efflux transporter periplasmic adaptor subunit, with amino-acid sequence MNENSKAAKRREWVKNAAIIFLTIMLVLTFFSNTIMNYSLPEVATEYVQSGTITAKVRGTGNLEATDPYNVVINESRKIESVNVKNGDTVEKDSVLFYLEDVESEELKAAEKELDELRLAYLTGLFTGDITSDIINKVENGKTGNLASYQAQLASIDSRLESAKNRLTAATANQQNVQDTLNNLTGQKNLNEAVTVDTTGEEKAVNSAQNNVDSAKAEVTRLEGEVNKIQEQLKKAAGLLGTIVTDEDGKVSSSGGIAEYQKKKDDAETNLTNASDQLKEAETKLRTAENDLATAEASGDEGAIEAARKNLETAQNNYNEIKKFIYDAAEYQLNVATAELNEAIKTLKSYNSNSTLLASLQGSLQGAESNLKNANNSLSSAQSALNNKKIDAEKTGEKNDLNKQLAEANNNKTTSETEVSNITAEITKIGEERSELIKTLTAELTLGAKNTQIAQKEAEIEKLKEKSVGANVVAPVTGTITSINHVAGESTKPEEVLAVIQPEGKGFTLSFSATTEQAKKLSVGDIAELQNAWYYDEVKATLVSIKPDKEDPAQKKLLTFNVEGDVQAGQSLSLAVGQKSANYELVVPNSAIREDNNGKFILIVESKSSPLGNRYIATRIDVEVLASDDTHTAISAGLYGYEYVITTATKPVEAGKQVRLTD; translated from the coding sequence ATGAATGAGAATTCAAAAGCAGCCAAAAGAAGGGAATGGGTAAAGAATGCAGCCATTATATTTTTGACAATTATGCTGGTTCTAACCTTTTTTTCCAATACAATAATGAACTATTCTCTGCCCGAGGTAGCGACGGAGTACGTACAGAGCGGAACGATAACAGCTAAGGTAAGGGGAACCGGGAATTTAGAGGCTACTGATCCTTATAATGTAGTGATAAACGAAAGCAGAAAAATAGAAAGCGTAAATGTAAAAAATGGTGATACAGTAGAAAAAGATTCTGTGCTTTTCTATCTGGAGGATGTGGAGAGTGAAGAATTGAAAGCCGCTGAAAAAGAATTGGATGAATTGCGGTTAGCTTATTTGACGGGTCTGTTTACCGGAGATATTACGAGTGATATTATAAATAAGGTGGAAAATGGAAAGACGGGAAATCTGGCATCTTATCAGGCACAGCTTGCATCGATCGACAGTAGATTAGAATCAGCGAAGAATCGCTTGACTGCGGCAACGGCAAACCAACAGAACGTACAGGATACCTTGAACAATTTAACCGGCCAAAAGAATTTGAACGAAGCGGTGACTGTAGATACGACTGGAGAAGAGAAGGCTGTAAATTCAGCACAAAATAATGTTGATAGCGCAAAGGCAGAAGTGACCAGACTTGAAGGTGAGGTAAATAAGATACAAGAGCAGCTTAAGAAAGCGGCAGGACTTCTTGGGACGATTGTAACTGATGAAGATGGAAAAGTAAGTTCATCTGGTGGAATTGCTGAATATCAGAAGAAGAAAGATGATGCGGAAACTAATCTTACAAATGCATCCGATCAACTAAAAGAGGCAGAAACCAAATTAAGAACAGCAGAAAATGACTTGGCAACAGCAGAGGCTTCCGGGGATGAAGGGGCTATTGAGGCTGCTAGGAAGAATCTGGAGACCGCTCAGAATAATTATAATGAGATTAAGAAATTTATATATGATGCAGCTGAGTACCAATTGAATGTAGCCACTGCGGAATTGAATGAAGCGATTAAAACTTTGAAAAGCTATAATAGTAATTCCACACTATTAGCATCTTTGCAGGGTTCTTTGCAAGGCGCGGAAAGCAATCTGAAAAATGCCAATAATTCTCTGTCATCGGCACAAAGTGCATTAAATAATAAAAAGATCGATGCAGAAAAGACGGGTGAAAAAAATGATTTAAATAAACAACTCGCAGAGGCCAATAATAATAAAACGACATCTGAAACTGAAGTGTCTAATATTACGGCCGAGATAACTAAAATTGGAGAGGAACGAAGCGAATTAATAAAGACATTGACAGCGGAGTTAACTCTTGGCGCTAAGAATACGCAAATAGCTCAGAAGGAAGCTGAAATAGAAAAATTGAAGGAAAAATCAGTAGGAGCCAATGTGGTGGCGCCTGTGACAGGAACTATTACATCCATCAATCATGTAGCCGGAGAATCGACCAAACCGGAAGAGGTATTGGCAGTGATTCAGCCGGAAGGTAAAGGTTTTACCCTTTCTTTCTCCGCAACGACGGAACAGGCGAAGAAGCTTTCTGTCGGTGATATAGCGGAATTGCAAAATGCGTGGTATTATGACGAGGTAAAAGCAACGCTTGTATCCATTAAGCCCGATAAGGAAGATCCGGCACAGAAGAAGCTTCTTACATTTAATGTGGAAGGAGATGTGCAGGCGGGGCAGTCACTGAGCCTTGCAGTGGGGCAAAAGAGTGCTAATTATGAGCTGGTTGTGCCTAATAGTGCGATTAGAGAGGACAATAACGGTAAGTTTATCCTTATTGTGGAATCGAAGAGCAGTCCTCTGGGCAATCGTTATATAGCGACAAGAATCGATGTGGAGGTTCTCGCTTCCGATGATACCCATACGGCGATTTCGGCAGGACTTTATGGTTATGAATATGTAATTACTACGGCGACGAAGCCGGTAGAAGCGGGCAAGCAAGTTCGTTTAACAGATTAA
- a CDS encoding carbohydrate ABC transporter permease yields MMLRKNGLKGAKALAGSRLYSKRKKRRERRNLIKRAIATIVAATFAILFLMPIILTISNSFMSASEISSNYGQVFSTTDTGGKTYISEKVNLKFIPDIVSFSQYITVLFKSPDYLFKFWNAVILVVPIVAFQLLVAALASYGFTRYRGRIKEIIFFVYIILMLMPYQVTLVPNYLVSGWLHLLDTRWAIWLPGIFSPFAVYLLTKFMRRIPTSVIEAAQIDGAGEWQIFKSICMPLCKGCMCSIAILIFIDYWNMVEQPLILLSDEAMHPLSVFLSKINAGEIGLAFAVATIYMVPTLLVFLYGEDYLVEGITYQGGIKG; encoded by the coding sequence ATGATGTTGCGGAAAAATGGTTTAAAAGGTGCGAAAGCCTTAGCGGGGAGCCGACTATATAGTAAGAGGAAAAAGAGAAGGGAAAGAAGGAATCTCATTAAGAGGGCCATTGCTACGATAGTAGCGGCTACTTTTGCCATTCTTTTCTTAATGCCGATTATTCTTACGATTAGTAATTCGTTTATGTCTGCTTCGGAAATTTCCTCTAATTACGGACAGGTCTTCTCGACTACAGATACCGGAGGAAAGACTTATATTTCTGAAAAGGTGAATTTGAAATTTATTCCGGATATTGTATCGTTCAGCCAGTATATTACGGTACTTTTCAAAAGCCCGGATTATTTATTTAAATTTTGGAATGCGGTGATTCTAGTCGTTCCTATTGTTGCCTTCCAATTGTTGGTGGCGGCGCTGGCCTCGTATGGCTTTACCAGATATCGGGGCAGAATAAAAGAAATTATATTTTTTGTCTATATTATTTTAATGCTTATGCCCTATCAGGTAACTTTGGTACCTAACTATTTAGTATCGGGATGGTTACATTTATTGGATACCAGATGGGCGATATGGCTTCCGGGTATTTTCTCACCGTTTGCAGTATATCTGTTAACGAAATTCATGAGAAGAATCCCAACGTCAGTGATTGAGGCAGCCCAGATAGATGGGGCGGGGGAATGGCAGATATTTAAGAGCATCTGCATGCCTCTTTGCAAAGGTTGTATGTGCTCCATTGCGATATTGATTTTTATCGATTATTGGAATATGGTGGAGCAGCCGCTTATTTTGCTCTCTGACGAAGCGATGCATCCGTTGTCTGTATTCCTTTCCAAGATAAATGCGGGAGAGATCGGACTTGCGTTTGCAGTTGCAACGATATACATGGTACCTACGCTATTAGTATTCCTGTACGGAGAAGATTATCTGGTGGAAGGAATCACTTATCAGGGCGGAATTAAGGGATAG
- a CDS encoding ABC transporter substrate-binding protein has protein sequence MNKKKRVKVAASVAMSLLLAGCGKGTDGMQDAAAIQEQSEEYVYEAEYQSLTMPDYYTSSMIFGEDEKIYFVGNSEAGESRLFSMEIGDMEPQAIPVEIKEQAYISCIGTDVEGNLVLAIPAYKEQTAQEDGESTDADSAPEEVGSILESVELRKLSTEGQVLESVDVSNFFNKIKDFYIQGTLSDKDGNYYVNANQTVYVIRPTGEMLCEIPAKTYIQNMFRIRDGRIIVGFYDSTGWRLQEVDLAGKSLVDVNSSIPFDYGTYQGGKDVDLVYTQETKLYTCNLTDQEPIEVLNWLDSDINSTSLQSVQMLGDGRIAAITIDYMSESPEAELVVLTKKNRSQVQEKTVLTYGTIYVPYFLNKDIVAFNKQSDKYRIEVKLYGDDSMDFEERTALLSADLAAGKGPDMIDMVYGFLTLEQLVSMGIAEDLTPYLEGDTGIKREEYLENVMDVYSVDGKIYAIMPCFSVGTLIGKVSDVGNGSSWSIDDMIKFIDSKPADVEILPFNTKDSILQLMCSMNLGVFVDAETGVCDFTGEEFLRILEFANRFPKEMAESSGASSQIDRLRSGQLLMEGTRITDVTQYQMYEYMFGEEVNFIGYPTTEGSGSVINPNGTTAAMNAKAENKEGIWEFLRFNLLQERQENLESANGGFPISKSALEKQFAKDAEAEYYEDTDGTKKEVSKVTWSWGDGDSLVTVDVYAATQEQIGRMKAIIEAARGIENIKDEKMFSIISEEAQSYFEGQKSAQETASLIQNRVQTYINETR, from the coding sequence ATGAGGCAGAATATCAGTCGCTTACGATGCCTGATTACTACACGAGCAGTATGATCTTTGGAGAGGATGAAAAGATTTATTTTGTCGGAAATAGCGAAGCCGGGGAAAGCAGATTGTTTTCTATGGAAATCGGGGATATGGAGCCGCAAGCTATTCCGGTAGAAATAAAGGAGCAGGCATACATCTCTTGTATCGGTACGGATGTAGAAGGGAATCTCGTGTTAGCAATCCCTGCCTATAAAGAGCAAACAGCTCAGGAAGACGGTGAATCTACAGATGCTGATAGTGCGCCCGAGGAAGTAGGCAGTATACTTGAGAGCGTTGAGCTTCGGAAGTTATCGACCGAAGGTCAAGTTCTGGAATCTGTGGATGTCTCTAATTTTTTCAATAAAATTAAGGATTTTTATATACAGGGTACATTATCCGATAAGGATGGGAATTATTATGTGAATGCCAATCAGACAGTATATGTAATAAGACCGACCGGCGAGATGTTATGTGAGATTCCCGCAAAAACTTATATTCAGAATATGTTTCGGATACGGGATGGGCGGATTATCGTAGGTTTTTATGACAGTACGGGCTGGCGCTTACAGGAAGTGGATTTAGCCGGTAAATCTCTGGTGGATGTGAATAGTTCGATTCCTTTTGATTATGGAACCTATCAAGGCGGTAAAGATGTTGATCTCGTTTATACTCAGGAGACCAAGTTATACACTTGTAATCTGACGGATCAGGAACCGATAGAAGTTCTGAATTGGCTGGATAGTGATATTAACAGCACTAGTTTACAAAGTGTGCAAATGCTTGGAGACGGCAGAATAGCAGCCATTACGATAGACTATATGTCAGAGTCACCGGAGGCGGAACTCGTAGTGCTGACAAAGAAGAATCGTTCACAAGTACAGGAGAAGACGGTACTGACTTACGGTACGATTTATGTGCCTTATTTTTTGAACAAGGACATTGTCGCTTTTAACAAACAAAGTGATAAATACCGGATTGAAGTGAAGCTGTACGGGGATGACAGTATGGACTTTGAGGAAAGAACTGCTCTTTTATCGGCAGATCTTGCGGCAGGTAAAGGACCGGATATGATCGATATGGTCTATGGATTCCTCACCTTGGAGCAATTGGTCTCTATGGGAATCGCGGAAGACCTAACGCCGTATTTGGAAGGGGATACAGGGATAAAAAGGGAAGAATATCTTGAAAATGTGATGGATGTTTACTCCGTAGATGGTAAGATTTATGCCATTATGCCTTGTTTTAGCGTAGGGACGCTTATCGGTAAAGTGTCTGATGTAGGAAACGGAAGTTCATGGTCTATTGATGATATGATAAAGTTCATTGATAGTAAGCCCGCCGATGTGGAAATTCTGCCTTTTAATACGAAGGATTCCATCCTACAGCTTATGTGTTCGATGAATTTAGGTGTGTTTGTAGATGCGGAGACAGGCGTATGTGATTTTACAGGGGAAGAATTCTTGAGGATTCTGGAGTTTGCTAACCGCTTTCCCAAGGAAATGGCAGAATCTTCCGGTGCGTCGAGTCAAATTGACCGGTTAAGAAGCGGTCAACTTTTGATGGAAGGAACAAGAATCACCGATGTGACCCAATATCAGATGTATGAGTACATGTTTGGAGAAGAAGTGAATTTCATCGGTTATCCCACGACAGAAGGAAGTGGTTCTGTAATAAATCCGAATGGAACAACGGCAGCAATGAATGCTAAAGCTGAAAATAAAGAGGGAATATGGGAGTTTCTGCGGTTCAACTTGTTGCAGGAAAGGCAGGAAAACCTGGAATCAGCAAACGGTGGATTTCCAATTAGTAAGTCAGCTTTGGAAAAACAATTTGCAAAAGATGCAGAAGCGGAATATTATGAAGATACGGATGGAACGAAAAAAGAAGTATCAAAAGTTACTTGGTCCTGGGGAGACGGGGATTCTCTTGTTACCGTAGACGTATATGCTGCAACGCAAGAACAGATTGGACGTATGAAGGCAATTATCGAGGCGGCCAGGGGAATAGAAAACATAAAGGATGAAAAAATGTTTTCTATTATTAGTGAGGAAGCACAATCTTATTTTGAAGGTCAAAAAAGTGCGCAAGAAACTGCTTCTTTGATTCAAAACAGGGTGCAGACTTATATTAATGAAACGAGATAG